Proteins encoded together in one Chloroflexota bacterium window:
- a CDS encoding mycofactocin system GMC family oxidoreductase MftG → MKYDYIIIGAGSAGAILATRLTEDPNTSVLLLEAGPDYADLDDLPEEVKYGYASATDIMTSDHNWQFTARATEQAQPMLVPRGKVTGGSSAINGQIFLRGVPDDYDRWASWGNDEWTFENSLPYFRKLETDTTYSDDFHGTDGPIICHRFPEDQWRGASKAFYESCLDYGFADCPDHNAPDTTGVGPLPLNNPDGIRWSTNLGYLALSRHRLNLTIRPNCLVHRIVMDGDRATGVDVSSGGERFVVEGDEIILSAGAVGSPQILMLSGIGPADHLSDMGIPVVKDVPGVGQNLRDHPLVYVTWTTKPEYELETFGPRIQFGLRYTASNSDLENDMIVYMNIFATGRIDRGGDRMTPIGIRMIIGLDLAVGAGELKLQSSDPSVQPMLDYNYFEEEFDRERVREAVRICSKLGDHEAWKDIIDRRIEPPDEAFESDDTLDAWMMSEVTTGHHISCTNKMGPADDPMAVVDQYGKVHGIEGLRVVDASIMPDCVRANINVTTMMIGERIADFVKAGS, encoded by the coding sequence ATGAAATACGATTACATCATCATTGGTGCGGGTTCGGCGGGCGCGATTCTCGCCACGCGGCTTACGGAAGATCCGAACACATCGGTGCTGCTGCTGGAAGCGGGCCCGGATTACGCGGACCTGGACGACCTGCCCGAAGAGGTCAAGTACGGCTACGCCTCAGCGACCGACATCATGACCAGTGACCACAACTGGCAGTTCACCGCGCGCGCCACCGAGCAGGCACAGCCTATGCTGGTGCCGCGCGGCAAGGTTACGGGCGGGTCGAGCGCAATCAACGGGCAGATTTTCCTGCGCGGCGTGCCGGACGACTATGACCGCTGGGCGAGCTGGGGCAACGACGAATGGACTTTCGAGAACTCGCTGCCGTACTTCCGCAAGCTGGAGACAGACACCACATACAGCGATGACTTCCACGGCACAGACGGGCCGATAATCTGCCACCGATTTCCCGAAGATCAGTGGCGCGGCGCGTCCAAGGCGTTCTACGAATCCTGCCTAGACTACGGATTCGCAGACTGCCCCGACCACAATGCGCCGGATACGACCGGCGTAGGTCCCTTGCCGCTGAACAATCCGGATGGCATACGCTGGAGCACGAACTTGGGCTATCTCGCCCTGTCGCGGCATCGCCTGAACCTGACGATTCGCCCGAACTGCCTCGTGCATCGCATCGTGATGGATGGCGACAGAGCGACGGGCGTTGATGTTTCGAGCGGAGGCGAGCGGTTCGTCGTCGAGGGCGACGAGATAATTCTGAGCGCAGGCGCTGTCGGATCGCCGCAGATTCTGATGTTGTCGGGCATCGGTCCTGCCGACCATCTGTCGGACATGGGCATCCCCGTCGTCAAGGATGTACCCGGCGTTGGGCAGAACCTGCGCGACCATCCTTTGGTGTATGTGACTTGGACGACCAAGCCCGAGTATGAACTTGAGACATTCGGTCCTCGCATCCAGTTCGGGCTACGCTACACGGCGAGCAACTCCGACCTCGAAAACGATATGATCGTTTATATGAACATCTTCGCCACCGGGCGCATCGACCGCGGCGGCGACCGCATGACGCCCATCGGCATACGCATGATTATCGGGCTAGACCTGGCAGTCGGCGCGGGCGAGCTGAAATTGCAGTCGTCCGACCCAAGCGTGCAGCCGATGCTGGACTACAACTACTTCGAGGAAGAGTTCGACCGCGAGCGGGTGCGCGAGGCGGTGCGGATATGCTCCAAGCTGGGCGACCACGAGGCGTGGAAGGACATCATTGACCGGCGCATCGAGCCGCCGGACGAGGCGTTCGAGTCCGACGACACGCTGGACGCGTGGATGATGAGCGAGGTTACGACCGGGCATCACATATCTTGCACGAACAAGATGGGGCCGGCAGACGACCCGATGGCTGTCGTTGACCAGTACGGCAAGGTGCACGGAATCGAAGGCTTGCGCGTAGTGGACGCGTCCATCATGCCCGACTGCGTGCGCGCGAACATCAATGTAACCACGATGATGATAGGCGAGCGCATCGCCGACTTCGTGAAGGCTGGTAGTTAA
- a CDS encoding formylglycine-generating enzyme family protein — protein sequence MQHQPSPCCAAARMPSTPLTPAAAPSTPQAANGSTDGMALIPGGEFLMGTDDPGGFPADGEGPIRSVHVNSFYIDTCAITNQQFDQFARETGYKTDAERFGWSFVFHMFLRSKARRTAKQAVADAPWWWVINGAYWRRPEGPGSNLKRRWNHPVTHISWNDALEYCKWAGKRLPTEAEWEYAARGGLAQKRYAWGDELTPSGEHRCNIWQGVFPDENSADDGYKGTAPVDAYEPNGFGLYNVAGNVWEWTSDWFSPTFHVDASSVEGTRDNPQGPPRGQAKTIRGGSYLCHDSYCNRYRVAARTSNTPDSSTGNLGFRCARDA from the coding sequence ATGCAACACCAACCCTCCCCCTGCTGCGCCGCAGCCCGCATGCCCTCAACACCCTTAACGCCCGCCGCCGCGCCCTCCACGCCGCAAGCCGCCAATGGCAGCACGGACGGCATGGCGCTCATCCCCGGCGGCGAGTTCCTAATGGGCACGGACGACCCCGGCGGCTTCCCCGCGGACGGCGAAGGTCCCATACGCTCTGTGCATGTGAACTCCTTCTACATCGACACTTGCGCCATAACCAACCAGCAGTTCGACCAGTTCGCGCGCGAGACAGGCTACAAGACGGACGCCGAGCGTTTCGGCTGGTCGTTCGTCTTCCACATGTTCCTGAGGTCGAAGGCACGCCGCACGGCAAAGCAAGCCGTTGCCGATGCACCGTGGTGGTGGGTCATCAACGGCGCGTACTGGCGCAGGCCGGAGGGACCGGGCTCCAATCTCAAGCGGCGCTGGAATCACCCGGTTACGCACATATCTTGGAACGACGCCCTGGAGTACTGCAAATGGGCGGGCAAGCGCCTTCCTACCGAGGCAGAATGGGAGTACGCGGCGCGGGGCGGCTTGGCGCAAAAGCGCTACGCATGGGGAGACGAGCTGACGCCCAGCGGCGAGCATCGCTGCAACATCTGGCAAGGCGTGTTTCCCGATGAGAACTCGGCGGACGACGGCTACAAGGGTACTGCGCCGGTTGACGCATACGAACCCAATGGATTCGGGCTGTACAATGTCGCGGGCAATGTCTGGGAGTGGACGAGCGACTGGTTCAGCCCGACATTTCATGTTGATGCGAGCAGTGTCGAGGGGACGCGCGATAATCCGCAGGGGCCTCCAAGGGGACAGGCGAAGACGATACGGGGCGGGTCTTATTTATGTCATGACTCGTACTGCAATCGGTATCGGGTGGCGGCTCGGACATCGAATACGCCGGACAGTTCTACGGGGAATCTGGGGTTTCGGTGCGCGCGGGATGCGTGA
- a CDS encoding mycofactocin system GMC family oxidoreductase MftG, with protein MNYDHIIVGAGSAGAIIASRLTEDPNRTVLLLEAGPDYPELDEMPPDVKFGYGHGLAAIDVLGTEHRWHFVAKSTDQAAPMLVPRGKTTGGSSAVNAQIFLRGVPEDYDDWASWGNDEWGFQKLIPFFRRMETDTDFADDFHGVDGPTIVRRYKPDEWLPDQQAWYQAAREYGFAECPDHNDPDSTGVGPSPFNNPNRIRWSTNIGYLSEARSRPNLTITARALAHRILFDGGRAVGVEFEADGELQSVYGDEIILSAGAIGSPHLLLLSGVGPADHLRDMGVAVVHELPGVGKNLRDHPQVQLTWETKPGFEQDSLAPRIQFIVRYTAEGSNLRNDMLIHPFSYATRSLYYTDPNTEPIGIGMIAAIYLAESAGEMLLRTTDPHIQPFLNYNLLATDFDRRRMRESVRICLDLAEKDALAELIESRRFPADADLESEQALDDWMMRNVRTSHHISGTCKMGPADDTMAVVDQYARMHGIEGLRVADAAIMPDCIRANTNATSMVIGERVAEFIKDGN; from the coding sequence ATGAACTACGACCACATCATCGTTGGCGCAGGCTCGGCGGGGGCTATTATCGCCAGCCGGCTTACCGAAGACCCGAACCGCACCGTTCTGCTGCTCGAAGCGGGTCCCGACTACCCGGAACTGGACGAGATGCCGCCGGATGTGAAGTTCGGCTATGGGCATGGCTTGGCGGCGATTGATGTGCTTGGCACGGAGCATCGCTGGCACTTCGTTGCCAAGTCAACCGACCAGGCAGCTCCTATGCTCGTTCCGCGCGGCAAGACTACGGGCGGCTCTTCCGCCGTGAACGCGCAGATATTCCTGCGCGGCGTGCCGGAAGACTATGACGACTGGGCGTCTTGGGGCAATGATGAGTGGGGCTTTCAGAAGCTTATCCCGTTTTTCCGCCGTATGGAGACGGACACGGATTTCGCAGACGACTTCCACGGCGTGGACGGTCCAACTATCGTCCGGCGCTACAAGCCCGACGAGTGGCTGCCCGACCAGCAGGCATGGTATCAGGCTGCGCGCGAGTACGGCTTCGCGGAATGTCCGGACCATAACGACCCGGACTCCACGGGCGTGGGACCTTCGCCGTTCAACAACCCCAACCGCATCCGATGGAGCACGAACATCGGCTACCTGAGCGAGGCGCGCAGCCGCCCGAATCTGACCATCACGGCGCGCGCGCTTGCTCACCGCATCCTGTTCGATGGCGGCAGAGCGGTCGGCGTGGAGTTCGAGGCTGACGGCGAGCTGCAATCGGTCTATGGTGATGAGATTATCCTGTCCGCCGGCGCGATCGGCTCGCCGCACTTGCTGCTGCTGTCCGGCGTTGGTCCCGCTGACCATCTGCGCGATATGGGCGTCGCCGTCGTTCATGAATTGCCCGGCGTGGGCAAGAATCTGCGCGACCATCCGCAGGTGCAGCTCACATGGGAGACCAAGCCCGGTTTCGAGCAGGACAGCCTCGCCCCGCGCATACAGTTCATCGTGCGCTACACGGCAGAAGGCTCGAACCTGCGCAACGATATGCTCATTCACCCGTTCTCGTATGCGACGCGCAGCCTCTACTACACGGACCCGAACACAGAACCCATCGGCATCGGCATGATTGCCGCTATCTATCTGGCGGAATCGGCAGGCGAGATGCTGCTCAGGACGACCGATCCCCACATTCAGCCGTTCCTCAATTACAACCTGCTGGCGACCGACTTCGACCGCAGACGAATGCGCGAGTCCGTCCGGATATGCCTTGACCTTGCCGAGAAAGACGCGCTGGCGGAGCTGATTGAAAGCAGACGGTTCCCCGCAGACGCCGACCTCGAATCAGAGCAGGCACTCGACGACTGGATGATGCGCAATGTCAGGACCAGTCACCACATCTCCGGCACATGCAAGATGGGTCCCGCTGATGACACGATGGCTGTCGTTGACCAGTACGCTAGGATGCATGGCATCGAGGGCTTGCGCGTGGCGGACGCGGCGATCATGCCGGACTGCATCCGCGCCAACACGAACGCCACCTCGATGGTTATCGGGGAGCGCGTGGCGGAGTTTATCAAGGATGGGAACTAA
- a CDS encoding plasmid stabilization protein encodes MEERAGSVIRRIIYSPQSRRDLRRLDRVSATRILNALERLAADRSGDIRRLRGSASEWRLRIGDWRVIFEFDSNDSEILVKRISRRDSAYRR; translated from the coding sequence ATTGAAGAAAGAGCTGGGTCTGTGATCCGCAGGATCATTTACAGTCCTCAATCTCGAAGAGACTTGAGACGGCTTGATAGGGTTTCAGCAACGCGGATACTGAATGCACTGGAGAGATTGGCTGCCGACCGCTCGGGAGATATACGTCGGCTACGTGGCTCAGCGAGTGAGTGGAGACTTCGCATCGGTGATTGGCGGGTCATCTTCGAATTCGATAGCAACGATAGTGAGATTCTTGTAAAGCGAATCAGCCGAAGGGACAGCGCGTACCGGCGATAA
- a CDS encoding trypsin-like serine protease, protein MPVNRVFAGLLVIVALLIVSAAVACGDSAPAPDVDATIAAGVQATVDANALAKAASTSTPVPIPPTPTPADTPTPAPTQMSVPINTPVPSATPVPTPTPEPTAPPQPTNTPLPTHTPLPTATPTLAQMIEDIERSLVYIETDTGNGTGFVVEEDGLVVTNEHVIEGFNTVTIVMSDGRAYEGDVLGTDEIADLAIVKLNTTEKFEAIQLGNSDDVRVGDDVIALGFPLSYELGNSLTVTKGIISSKRVYGGIEELQTDAAINPGNSGGPLMSRAGKVVGINYAKLALSDGSPVDNIGFSIAINELKDRMDSLKRGEQVLLPMPTPGTWATYRNDDYGYSLEIAPGWYLDEESDEIDRAFWHEDGTSLVEIYTDELGSDWTLEEHAQWERDFWEELAHDEAWDVFEITAFERRQDDQYDYYILAYRWQSSEEYCISDVVSLIFLSDFYPSKPYGFVINGGVCEGSLDLHSEERDAMLASFVEHNTLPAMPQPTPTPEPTKYRNAEYGYQIEVPYGWHLDEESDEGDAYFIHGSGYASVDVLTYNLGQGWTLKEHAESERDFLENHSDDEWNMFEITAFAEQNDNYIMRYRAHISDEYCVEDVLTVIYLSDDYPSKPYGFAVYGSVCEDSLDIYDEQRDAMLESFDP, encoded by the coding sequence ATGCCAGTTAACAGAGTTTTTGCGGGTTTGCTAGTTATTGTAGCGTTGCTGATAGTATCAGCCGCAGTCGCTTGCGGAGATTCCGCGCCTGCGCCGGATGTTGATGCCACCATCGCAGCAGGCGTGCAGGCGACCGTCGATGCGAACGCCTTGGCAAAAGCGGCGTCAACCTCAACGCCCGTTCCAATCCCTCCAACGCCAACGCCGGCGGATACTCCTACGCCAGCCCCAACGCAAATGTCTGTGCCAATAAACACGCCCGTACCAAGCGCAACGCCAGTACCCACTCCCACTCCGGAACCAACAGCGCCGCCGCAACCGACGAACACACCGTTACCGACGCACACGCCTCTGCCAACTGCCACGCCTACGTTGGCACAGATGATAGAAGATATAGAACGCAGCCTTGTCTATATTGAAACGGACACGGGCAATGGTACAGGCTTCGTTGTTGAAGAAGATGGTTTGGTTGTTACTAACGAACATGTTATAGAGGGTTTTAATACCGTAACTATCGTAATGTCTGATGGTAGAGCATACGAGGGTGATGTGCTGGGCACAGACGAGATTGCCGATCTCGCTATCGTGAAATTGAACACCACCGAAAAGTTTGAGGCTATCCAATTAGGAAACTCCGACGATGTGCGAGTAGGCGATGATGTAATCGCGTTGGGTTTTCCATTGAGTTATGAACTTGGCAATTCGTTAACGGTAACCAAGGGCATAATCTCATCCAAGCGGGTATATGGCGGAATTGAGGAATTACAAACGGATGCTGCTATAAATCCGGGCAACAGCGGCGGTCCTTTGATGAGCCGTGCCGGAAAAGTAGTGGGTATCAATTACGCCAAATTAGCATTATCAGATGGCAGTCCTGTTGACAACATTGGCTTCTCCATTGCCATAAACGAGCTTAAGGACAGAATGGATAGCCTCAAGAGAGGCGAACAAGTCCTTCTTCCAATGCCCACTCCCGGTACCTGGGCAACTTACCGCAACGACGATTACGGCTACAGCCTGGAAATCGCGCCCGGCTGGTATCTGGATGAAGAGTCGGATGAAATCGACCGCGCGTTCTGGCATGAGGACGGGACGAGTTTGGTAGAGATTTATACCGACGAACTGGGCAGCGACTGGACGCTTGAAGAGCACGCGCAGTGGGAAAGGGATTTCTGGGAGGAACTAGCGCACGACGAAGCCTGGGACGTGTTCGAGATAACCGCATTTGAGAGGCGGCAGGATGATCAATACGACTATTACATCCTCGCATATCGTTGGCAATCGTCTGAAGAGTATTGTATCTCTGACGTCGTCAGCCTGATTTTTCTGTCCGACTTCTACCCGTCCAAACCTTACGGATTTGTTATCAATGGTGGCGTGTGCGAAGGCAGCCTCGACCTACACAGCGAAGAGCGCGACGCAATGCTCGCAAGTTTCGTCGAACATAATACGCTTCCCGCCATGCCTCAGCCGACACCCACTCCAGAACCCACAAAATACCGCAACGCGGAATACGGCTACCAAATAGAGGTGCCTTACGGATGGCACTTGGATGAGGAATCGGACGAAGGTGACGCATACTTCATACACGGTAGCGGCTATGCAAGTGTCGATGTGCTCACCTACAACTTGGGGCAGGGTTGGACTCTCAAAGAACATGCTGAGAGCGAACGCGATTTTCTTGAAAACCATTCCGACGACGAATGGAATATGTTTGAGATAACTGCGTTTGCGGAACAGAACGATAATTACATAATGCGTTACCGCGCACACATCTCGGACGAGTATTGCGTTGAAGATGTGCTTACTGTGATTTATCTCTCTGACGATTATCCGTCCAAACCTTACGGCTTTGCTGTATATGGCAGCGTGTGCGAAGACAGCCTTGACATTTATGACGAACAGCGCGACGCCATGCTCGAAAGTTTCGACCCGTAA
- a CDS encoding amidase: MADTPLHYKTITEVAALIKAREISPVEVTEAMLRRIEQIDGKYKSYAIVMADQAQAAAKAAESEIAAGQYRGHLHGVPFAVKDLCFTEGVRTMGGSKVYIDHVPSFDATVVVKLNAAGAVPLGKLNLTEGAMGGYNPALDLPLNPWNIDHWCGSSSSGSGVATAAGLCFGSLGSDTGGSIRFPAAACGTVGLKPTWGRVSRYGVFALAESLDHVGPLTRSSADAAISLQAIAGHDPNDPTSLPAPVPDMLDGIDGGVQGVRIGLDEKYATDGVDQELAAAVIEGVAVMKELGAEIVQVQMPDVDSYLPAWPVLCSAEAVAAHRENYPSRRDDYGPWFRGWLDMGAGVTGADYAEANNRRAELNGLIRDVFADIDVLACPSTIGPARSITREEMYGPLSADRGTSFQRYTVPYDYNGAPTISLPCGLNSDGLPLSLQFVGKALSEPLLCRIGHAYEQATDWHNLHPPIDA; this comes from the coding sequence ATGGCTGACACGCCACTGCACTACAAGACCATCACCGAGGTAGCCGCGCTCATCAAGGCGCGCGAAATCTCGCCGGTCGAGGTTACGGAAGCGATGCTCCGCCGCATCGAGCAAATCGACGGCAAGTACAAGAGCTACGCCATCGTAATGGCAGATCAGGCTCAGGCCGCTGCCAAAGCCGCCGAATCCGAGATTGCCGCAGGTCAGTACCGGGGGCATCTTCATGGCGTGCCATTTGCCGTTAAAGACCTCTGCTTCACTGAAGGCGTTCGCACTATGGGCGGCAGCAAGGTGTACATAGACCATGTGCCGAGTTTCGACGCGACAGTGGTCGTGAAGCTAAATGCAGCGGGAGCCGTTCCCTTGGGCAAGCTGAACCTCACCGAGGGCGCTATGGGCGGATACAACCCTGCGCTCGACCTGCCTTTGAACCCGTGGAACATCGATCACTGGTGCGGTTCGTCGTCGAGCGGCTCCGGCGTGGCGACGGCTGCGGGTCTGTGTTTCGGCTCGCTCGGCAGCGACACGGGCGGCTCCATACGCTTCCCCGCCGCAGCCTGCGGCACAGTCGGACTGAAGCCCACCTGGGGGCGCGTCAGCCGCTACGGAGTGTTCGCTCTCGCCGAATCCCTCGACCATGTTGGTCCTCTCACACGAAGCTCCGCCGACGCCGCCATATCACTCCAAGCAATCGCCGGGCATGACCCCAATGACCCCACATCGCTGCCCGCGCCCGTCCCCGACATGCTCGATGGCATTGACGGAGGTGTACAGGGCGTCCGCATTGGTCTGGACGAGAAGTATGCCACGGACGGCGTTGACCAGGAGCTTGCGGCGGCAGTGATTGAGGGTGTGGCAGTGATGAAGGAGCTTGGCGCGGAGATAGTGCAGGTGCAGATGCCGGATGTGGACAGCTACCTGCCCGCCTGGCCCGTGCTCTGCTCCGCCGAGGCTGTTGCCGCACACAGGGAGAACTACCCTTCGCGTCGCGACGATTATGGTCCTTGGTTCCGGGGCTGGCTCGATATGGGCGCAGGCGTAACGGGCGCGGATTACGCAGAGGCAAACAACCGCCGCGCCGAACTCAACGGGCTTATCCGTGATGTGTTCGCGGACATAGACGTGCTGGCATGTCCCTCGACGATAGGACCAGCCCGTTCCATCACGCGAGAAGAGATGTACGGGCCCTTAAGCGCAGACCGAGGCACATCGTTCCAGCGTTACACAGTGCCCTACGACTACAACGGCGCGCCCACGATTTCGCTACCCTGCGGACTAAACTCCGACGGCTTGCCCTTGAGCCTGCAATTCGTGGGCAAGGCTTTGTCAGAGCCGCTGCTGTGTCGCATCGGCCACGCCTACGAGCAGGCGACAGATTGGCACAATCTGCACCCGCCGATTGATGCCTAG
- a CDS encoding site-specific DNA-methyltransferase, whose protein sequence is MQHYFHSGDNLEGLQRLALIGISVDLVYIDPPFATNNDFLIDSHRANAISASGSLAYSDKTRGVDYLRDLRLRLVAIHDVISPSGSIYVHIDVKMEHHVRLLMDEVFGARNFRNSITRIKCNPKNFDRYSYGNIKDTILFYSMSPERITWNPQKEPMSREDIERLYPLVDAEGKRYTTTPLHAPGVTRNGATGRQWRGMSPPAGRHWRYPPHKLDALDAAGMIAWSATGNPRKIRYAHDPHGDDDAPRKLPQDVWEYKDPQRALYPTQKNEDMLRRIILTSSDPGDTVMDCYAGSGGTLLQAHRLGRRFVGMDDSEAARQVIERRLGDAGVEYATLTEDGVALQANSAGTAE, encoded by the coding sequence TTGCAGCATTATTTTCACTCCGGCGACAACCTAGAGGGCTTGCAGAGATTAGCGCTGATTGGCATCTCGGTCGATCTCGTCTATATCGACCCGCCATTCGCCACGAACAACGATTTCCTGATTGACTCGCACCGCGCCAATGCGATAAGCGCGTCCGGCAGTCTGGCGTATTCGGACAAGACGCGCGGCGTGGACTACCTGCGCGACCTACGGCTGCGCTTGGTGGCCATCCACGATGTGATATCGCCAAGCGGCTCGATATATGTGCACATCGATGTGAAGATGGAGCACCATGTTCGCCTGCTAATGGACGAAGTTTTTGGCGCGCGGAACTTCCGCAACAGCATCACGCGAATCAAGTGCAACCCGAAGAACTTCGACCGCTACTCCTACGGCAACATCAAGGACACCATCTTGTTCTACTCGATGTCGCCCGAGCGCATCACTTGGAATCCGCAGAAAGAGCCTATGTCGCGCGAAGACATTGAGCGGCTCTACCCGCTAGTGGACGCTGAAGGAAAGCGCTACACGACCACGCCGCTGCACGCGCCCGGCGTAACGCGCAATGGAGCGACCGGGCGGCAATGGCGCGGAATGTCGCCGCCGGCGGGCAGACATTGGCGCTATCCACCGCACAAGCTAGACGCACTCGACGCCGCCGGAATGATAGCGTGGAGCGCGACCGGCAATCCGCGCAAGATACGATACGCTCACGATCCGCACGGCGATGACGATGCGCCTAGGAAGCTGCCGCAGGATGTATGGGAATATAAGGACCCGCAGCGCGCCTTATATCCCACACAGAAGAACGAAGATATGCTGCGCCGTATCATCCTCACATCTTCAGACCCGGGCGATACGGTCATGGACTGCTACGCGGGCAGCGGGGGCACGTTGTTGCAAGCGCATCGACTGGGACGGCGCTTTGTCGGCATGGACGATTCGGAAGCGGCGCGTCAGGTGATTGAGCGGCGATTAGGGGACGCAGGCGTGGAATACGCGACGCTGACTGAAGATGGCGTGGCGTTGCAGGCGAATTCCGCAGGAACGGCCGAATAA
- a CDS encoding glucose 1-dehydrogenase — protein sequence MANTSFDLSGRAAVITGGNGGIGLGIAVGLAEAGADILVAARNVQKTEAAVKQLRALGVRAVGTTTNVQNEGEVVDMVKLALDEFGRLDILVNNAGIGIRKSPQDYTLDDWNLIMDINLTGTFLPCREAYSHMAGSGGGKIINIGSMTSIFGHDLVMPYSASKGGVVQLTKSLATAWAKDNIQVNAILPGWIETDMTEPLRTEEGFRERYELISARIPHGRWGTPDDMAGTAVFLAASASDYVTGVSIPVDGGYVAF from the coding sequence ATGGCAAATACATCGTTTGATTTGAGCGGCAGGGCGGCGGTTATTACGGGCGGCAATGGCGGCATTGGGCTTGGCATCGCGGTTGGGCTGGCGGAGGCTGGCGCGGATATTCTCGTCGCGGCGCGCAATGTGCAGAAGACGGAAGCGGCGGTCAAGCAGCTGCGGGCGCTTGGCGTGCGCGCAGTGGGAACTACTACGAATGTGCAGAACGAAGGTGAAGTCGTCGATATGGTGAAGCTGGCGCTCGACGAGTTCGGCAGGCTGGACATTCTGGTGAACAACGCCGGCATCGGCATCCGCAAGTCGCCGCAAGACTACACGCTCGACGACTGGAACCTGATTATGGACATCAACCTGACCGGCACATTCCTGCCGTGCCGAGAGGCGTATTCGCACATGGCAGGCTCAGGCGGCGGCAAAATCATCAACATCGGCTCGATGACATCCATATTCGGGCACGACCTGGTTATGCCGTACTCGGCGAGCAAGGGCGGAGTGGTGCAGCTGACGAAGAGCCTCGCCACCGCCTGGGCGAAGGACAACATTCAGGTGAACGCCATACTGCCCGGCTGGATCGAGACCGATATGACCGAGCCGCTGCGCACCGAAGAGGGCTTCCGCGAGCGCTACGAGCTAATCTCGGCGCGCATTCCGCACGGTCGCTGGGGAACGCCGGACGACATGGCGGGCACGGCGGTGTTCCTCGCCGCGTCTGCGTCCGACTACGTTACGGGCGTATCCATCCCCGTGGACGGTGGCTATGTAGCTTTCTAG